The Takifugu rubripes chromosome 3, fTakRub1.2, whole genome shotgun sequence genome contains a region encoding:
- the LOC115249220 gene encoding UDP-glucuronosyltransferase 2A1-like: MASYPVLTFLVFFSAALSSTCDGGKVLVYPLDGSHWLNMKILLELLHSRGHEITVIRSSTSWYISEVSPYYTSITITQDHSHHIESQDFMTSFLERSIEIRRREGSLWAFFKFYQNLFQMIGENQHDVAKMVIDIFENETLITILKNNEYNLLLTDPAFPGGVLLAHYLQLPLVFNARWVFNGDEHFAIAPSPLSYVPQLFFYESDKMDIFQRMKNVISHIMLVYMHYFVSNPPYQAVCDKYFGPDVNVMCLMQGADLWLMRVDFIFEFPRPTMPNVVYIGGFQGKPSKPLPADLEDCMQSSGEHGVVVMSLGTLLGDLGPELSEIIASAFANLPQKVVWRHIGERPTSLGNNTMLVMCTSIQCEIKFFL; this comes from the coding sequence ATGGCTTCATATCCAGTCCTGACCTTCCTGGTGttcttctcagcagctctgtcctccacctgtgatggaggaaaagtgctTGTTTACCCTCTAGATGGGAGCCACTGGCTGAACATGAAAATCCTCTtggagctgcttcactctcGGGGCCATGAAATAACGGTCATACGTTCGTCCACCAGCTGGTACATTTCTGAAGTCTCGCCCTACtacacctccatcaccatcacccaggACCACTCGCATCACATCGAGAGTCAAGACTTCATGACCTCTTTCTTAGAGAGGTCAATAGAGATCCGGCGGAGGGAAGGTTCACTCtgggctttttttaaattttatcaAAACCTTTTCCAAATGATTGGAGAGAATCAGCATGACGTGGCCAAGATGGTCATCGACATCTTTGAGAATGAGACGCTAATTACGATTCTGAAAAACAATGAGTACAACCTTTTATTGACAGATCCTGCATTTCCAGGTGGAGTGTTGTTGGCGCACTATCTCCAACTACCGCTGGTTTTCAATGCTCGCTGGGTTTTCAATGGAGATGAACATTTCGCCATCGCACCTTCTCCACTCTCCTACGTTCcccaattatttttttatgagtctgataaaatggacatttttcagagaatgaaaaatgtcatCTCTCATATCATGTTGGTCTACATGCACTACTTTGTGTCAAATCCCCCTTACCAAGCAGTGTGTGACAAATATTTTGGTCCTGATGTCAACGTCATGtgtctcatgcagggagctgatctCTGGTTAATGCGAGTTGATTTTATATTCGAGTTTCCTCGTCCTACCATGCCCAATGTGGTCTACATCGGAGGGTTTCAAGGCAAACCTTCTAAGCCTCTTCCAGCAGATTTAGAGGATTGTATGCAGAGTTCTGGTGAGCACGGGGTGGTCGTCATGTCACTGGGGACTCTGCTGGGCGATCTTGGCCCTGAGTTATCAGAGATCATTGCATCAGCGTTTGCCAACCTTCCTCAGAAGGTGGTGTGGAGACACATTGGAGAAAGACCCACCAGTCTGGGAAACAACACCATGCTGGTTATGTGCACGTCCATCCAGTGTGAAATaaaattctttctttaa